From Eptesicus fuscus isolate TK198812 chromosome 13, DD_ASM_mEF_20220401, whole genome shotgun sequence, the proteins below share one genomic window:
- the FANCF gene encoding Fanconi anemia group F protein — translation MESLSQQLERFSEVLAVSRTTHVRSWDAATVRRALQWARYMRHVYRRFGRHAGIRRALERRLQDQWRREDGSGAATFPGLTSFRALGRCDLLLSQRLLGNRALGDAAFRCLLQQLCPGPGDRDAKEETLQNRLALLARRRAAVHLLRSSGFGENSAAQEDPLIKTQAELLLRRLQEVGEAAAEGPRRLLSGLWERLPQNNFLGVIAAALLLPSSPLRPPQKELELNSPKTPGEEGRHELVQWLLGKSDTMAAFCHSLPAGLLTSVVGRHPELFPAYLGQLTDWGRQLHYDLQKGIWVGAEARDGPWEELFSRLQSLCQAPSPLKDEVLRALETCKAQDGGFEVPGLSIWTDLLLALGSGA, via the coding sequence ATGGAGTCCCTCTCGCAGCAGCTGGAGCGCTTCTCAGAGGTGCTGGCCGTCTCCCGCACCACCCACGTCCGCAGCTGGGACGCCGCGACCGTGCGCAGGGCCCTGCAGTGGGCTCGCTACATGCGCCACGTCTACAGGCGCTTTGGCCGTCATGCCGGCATCCGCCGGGCCCTGGAGCGGCGGCTGCAAGACCAGTGGAGGCGGGAGGACGGCTCTGGGGCCGCCACCTTCCCCGGGTTGACGAGCTTCCGGGCCTTGGGGCGCTGCGACCTCCTGCTGTCTCAGCGCCTCCTAGGGAACCGGGCCCTCGGGGATGCCGCCTTTCGCTGCCTGCTGCAGCAGCTCTGCCCCGGCCCCGGCGACCGGGACGCCAAGGAGGAGACTCTCCAAAACCGCCTGGCCCTCCTCGCCCGCCGCCGGGCCGCCGTCCACCTGCTGCGCTCCAGCGGTTTCGGAGAGAACTCGGCCGCTCAGGAGGACCCACTGATCAAGACTCAGGCCGAGCTGCTGCTGCGGCGTCTGCAGGAGGTGGGCGAGGCCGCAGCGGAGGGCCCCCGCAGATTGCTCAGCGGCCTGTGGGAGCGCTTGCCCCAGAACAACTTCCTGGGGGTGATAGCGGCCGCACTGTTGCTGCCTTCGTCGCCCCTCCGACCCCCCCAAAAGGAGTTGGAACTGAATAGCCCCAAAACCCCGGGAGAGGAGGGGCGTCACGAGCTGGTTCAGTGGCTTCTGGGGAAGTCAGACACCATGGCTGCTTTTTGCCACAGCCTCCCAGCCGGGCTTTTAACTTCGGTGGTGGGTCGCCATCCAGAGCTTTTCCCGGCCTACCTGGGTCAGCTGACGGACTGGGGTCGACAGCTGCACTACGATCTTCAGAAGGGCATTTGGGTTGGAGCTGAGGCCCGAGATGGGCCCTGGGAGGAGTTGTTCAGCAGGTTGCAAAGCCTTTGTCAGGCCCCTTCGCCTCTGAAAGACGAAGTTCTGCGTGCCCTGGAGACTTGCAAGGCACAGGATGGAGGTTTTGAAGTCCCTGGCCTTAGCATCTGGACAGACCTGCTGTTAGCTCTTGGGAGTGGTGCATGA